DNA sequence from the Coffea eugenioides isolate CCC68of chromosome 9, Ceug_1.0, whole genome shotgun sequence genome:
CTTGACAGTCTTTTTGCGAAGTCAGGGATTTCTCCTCAAGAAATCGACATTCTTGTGGTGAACGTATCTCTACTTTCTTGCGTGCCATCCCTAGCAGCTCGAGTCATAAACCGTTACAAGATGAGGTGCGATGTCAAGGCCTTTAATCTCTCTGGCATGGGGTGCAGTGCCAGCCTTGTTGCAATTGATCTAGTCCAGCAACTGTTCAAGTCTTACAAGAATGCATTTGCTATTGTTGTGAGTACAGAAGCTTTGGGTGCAAACTGGTACTGTGGCAGGGAAAAATCCATGATGCTGTCCAATTGCTTATTCCGCTCGGGTGGTTGTTCAATGCTTTTCACCAATAATAAGGCCTTAAAGCATCGAGCCATCTTGAAGTTAAAATATATGGTACGCACTCATTATGGATCAAATGATGAAGCCTATGATTGCTGCATCCAGGTGGAAGATGGTCTAGGGTACAGAGGTTTTCGTCTCACGAAGAAACTTGTCAAAGCAGCAGCTCAGAGTTTCATCATCAATCTGCGAGTGCTGGGTCCTAAAATGCTCCCATTATGGGAAATAATAAGGTACATCGTTGTATCCTTCCAGCAGAGGAGGAAATCCAAGAGTGCGTCCCTTGATCAAGGACTCATGGCCGCAATTCCGAATTTGAAAACAGGTGCAGAACACTTCTGCATACATCCTGGTGGAAAGGCAGTTATAGATGGGGTTGGCAAGAGTTTGGGGCTAACTGACTATGATCTTGAACCGGCCCGGATGACGCTTCACCGCTTTGGTAACACTTCTGCTGGCGGCTTATGGTATGTTCTAGGTTACATGGAAGCTAAGAAAAGACTCAAGAAAGGTGACCGGATAATAATGATAAGTTTTGGTGCTGGATTTAAATGTAACAATTGTGTGTGGGAGGTAATGAAAGATATGAAGGATGGCAATGTTTGGGAAGATTGCATTGACGAGTACCCTCCAGATTCTCTAGGCAATCCCTTCATGGAGAAGTATGGATGGATCAATGATGCGGCACTGAGCTTCGTCAGAATGGAAGATTATAgatcaatttcttgattttcaagAGAGCTTCTTTACCCCACTGCTCCCATTTTCCTAGTCCCTCCTTAAATTTATCTTACCTCCGCAATTCTCAAATCTCAACGAGGATGAGATGTCCTAAAATTCTCGTTGAAGGGCCTGGCAGAATTGTTGTTGAGCACCAAAGAAAGTCCAGCTTAGTGTTTGTGTGGGATTTGTTTCCCAGAATCTTCGTTTCTTGATACCATATACTATATTGTCATTCCTGTTGTTCAATTGTGTCAATCTCTCGCATTAATCAATAAAAGTTTACCCTTAAGTGGAAAATTCAAGCAATTTCCAAAGAAAGACGCATTCAGCAACCAGGGACTTGAATTGCTGGCTTGCAGAACGTTTGTTTCGGGAGATTTATCGCAATTGTTTTATTTCTTCGGCTTTAGTGATGGTATGGTTGAGACCCAGCAAGAACTTGCCCTGCAACTAACTTTCTGATTAGCTAATAAATTTCACAGAATAGCAATCACCATAAATTCCTCCGCTGTATATATAAAGAGGATGCAGCTTGGCAGGCACACTGGGACAGCGGTGGCCACAACATGCCGAAGAATGGCACGTCTGACATTACATTTATGTGGTTTCCAGAGTCTTCACCATACTCTCTCTTTCAGCGTTACCCTACCAAATTAACCTACCATCAGGTTCTGGGCCATATGCTGTGAAAAATAAATCATGAAGGGCTACAATAGTCTGAAATGGTATTGATCAGTGTTAGTTTATCTGGCATTGCAACTTACAAGTCAATTTAAACAACCAATGTCTAAATACATTAAGCTGCTCTGACGATACAATAATATGAAACAACCCCTTTACTTACTGAAAAAAGACAAGTTCAGCAAATGCTAAAAGAAAAGTTAGCTAGACCGTGCAAGATGCAGTAGTACAATCCTTAGCCATGTCCCGGGGGAGGTCTTCACAGGAGAAAGTTCTCTACCCGATGAGAAGCCATGACTTTGTGAGCTCACAAGGGTCCATTCGAGTAATTAATGATGTATCGTTTGAGCAGATTTGATACATCTCTGCGGAACAATGTGAGAAGATTTTGACGTTTCTGGGAGGAAGAAGTGTAGTAGAGTCAATTGGCAGGTTAACTGGCTATCTTTTCTTTGCACTTATGTGAAGTCCCACATCGCCAGACTGTTGAAAGTGAAACGAGGTGGGAGGATGATAAAAGGGGCACCCGGGCGAACCCAAACGCTTCACGGAGCCGCGTGATGAGCACAGAGCGAACTATTCTTTCGCCTTTTACTAAAGAATACCGTGTGCTCGTCACAACAAGCGGCATACGCCTATTTTTGGAGGGTGCTTTTACCAAAAAGCCCCTACAAGTTTTAGTGTCAAAAAATTATTGTTTCGGAAATTATATTATACTGTGGTTTGTTAATTTCCAATTCCAAAGAATGGGTCGTTGGAATTGAAATTAGTTAGCTAGTGTTGATTTGTAAAATTTTGTTTCTGTTTTATTGAAGGTTCACAAGTACAAAATTCGTTCAATTTAAGAAAGGAATTGTAGGCAATATAAACTAGCTGATAAGGAACAAATATTGCTGTTTACCAAAAAGCCCCTACAAGTTTAAGTGTCAAAAAATTATTGTTTCGGAAATTATATTATACTGTGGTTTGTTAATTTCCAATTCCAAAGAATGGGTCGTTGGAATTGAAATTAGTTAGCTAGTGTTGATTTGTAAAAATTTGTTTCTGTTTTATTGAAGGTTCACAAGTACAAAATTCGTTCAATTTAAGAAAGGAATTGTAGGCAATATAAACTAGCTGATAAGGAACAAATATTGCTGTTGCCAAATTCTCCTTAATGAAAAATTGTGAATATGTTCTGCGGGCTCTGAATGAAAAATTCACTCTTATATAATAACCGTTTACtattttgaccaaaatatttttcatctATGGTAATTGGGAGTGAGATAACTATAAATCTTTGAATCAGccattggaaaaataaaaaacaatttCTTAAGGCCctgtttggattgccattttttatcagaaaattacatcattttccgtgatcacattttcaTATTACCTTTTTTTCtaacatacatcaaatcgctacagtatttttttcatgaaaaataacgaaaaatgcaatccaaacaggcCCGGCTTCGTAGATTGTGAACCAGAAGTTATTGATGTCACAAAGACCTTCTCCGCGTCTGCATGCTTGCTTTTGCTTTGAAGGGTGATAATATTTGGAGGGGCAACAAGGAGTAtttttgtaaaagaaaaatgagagcTATGTTTTATAAGGGAATTATATTGAGTCTCATATCTTCGAAAGTAACATTGGTATGTAAGTTTAGTGCTTTCATGAACCTATTAATctttaaagatttttctaataGGTATTACTAAAAATATCTAAATCACACTTAAATTGTTATATAAATACATACACTTTCTGGAATTGTGACACTTTCTAAAATTAACtctttttttcaacaaaaaaaaaattagtactTAATGCCCTTCTTAATGAGTGTGCAATAGATACATGCATTAGTCAAactaaatctttaataaggcGAAACATGAAACAAAGAATANNNNNNNNNNNNNNNNNNNNNNNNNNNNNNNNNNNNNNNNNNNNNNNNNNNNNNNNNNNNNNNNNNNNNNNNNNNNNNNNNNNNNNNNNNNNNNNNNNNNNNNNNNNNNNNNNNNNNNNNNNNNNNNNNNNNNNNNNNNNNNNNNNNNNNNNNNNNNNNNNNNNNNNNNNNNNNNNNNNNNNNNNNNNNNNNNNNNNNNNNNNNNNNNNNNNNNNNNNNNNNNNNNNNNNNNNNNNNNNNNNNNNNNNNNNNNNNNNNNNNNNNNNNNNNNNNNNNNNNNNNNNNNNNNNNNNNNNNNNNNNNNNNNNNNNNNNNNNNNNNNNNNNNNNNNNNNNNNNNNNNNNNNNNNNNNNNNNNNNNNNNNNNNNNNNNNNNNNNNNNNNNNNNNNNNNNNNNNNNNNNNNNNNNNNNNNNNNNNNNNNNNNNNNNNNNNNNNNNNNNNNNNNNNNNNNNNNNNNNNNNNNNNNNNNNNNNNNNNNNNNNNNNNNNNNNNNNNNNNNNNNNNNNNNNNNNNNNNNNNNNNNNNNNNNNNNNNNNNNNNNNNNNNNNNNNNNNNNNNNNNNNNNNNNNNNNNNNNNNNNNNNNNNNNNNNNNNNNNNNNNNNNNNNNNNNNNNNNNNNNNNNNNNNNNNNNNNNNNNNNNNNNNNNNNNNNNNNNNNNNNNNNNNNNNNNNNNNNNNNNNNNNNNNNNNNNNNNNNNNNNNNNNNNNNNNNNNNNNNNNNNNNNNNNNNNNNNNNNNNNNNNNNNNNNNNNNNNNNNNNNNNNNNNNNNNNNNNNNNNNNNNNNNNNNNNNNNNNNNNNNNNNNNNNNNNNNNNNNNNNNNNNNNNNNNNNNNNNNNNNNNNNNNNNNNNNNNNNNNNNNNNNNNNNNNNNNNNNNNNNNNNNNNNNNNNNNNNNNNNNNNNNNNNNNNNNNNNNNNNNNNNNNNNNNNNNNNNNNNNNNNNNNNNNNNNNNNNNNNNNNNNNNNNNNNNNNNNNNNNNNNNNNNNNNNNNNNNNNNNNNNNNNNNNNNNNNNNNNNNNNNNNNNNNNNNNNNNNNNNNNNNNNNNNNNNNNNNNNNNNNNNNNNNNNNNNNNNNNNNNNNNNNNNNNNNNNNNNNNNNNNNNNNNNNNNNNNNNNNNNNNNNNNNNNNNNNNNNNNNNNNNNNNNNNNNNNNNNNNNNNNNNNNNNNNNNNNNNNNNNNNNNNNNNNNNNNNNNNNNNNNNNNNNNNNNNNNNNNNNNNNNNNNNNNNNNNNNNNNNNNNNNNNNNNNNNNNNNNNNNNNNNNNNNNNNNNNNNNNNNNNNNNNNNNNNNNNNNNNNNNNNNNNNNNNNNNNNNNNNNNNNNNNNNNNNNNNNNNNNNNNNNNNNNNNNNNNNNNNNNNNNNNNNNNNNNNNNNNNNNNNNNNNNNNNNNNNNNNNNNNNNNNNNNNNNNNNNNNNNNNNNNNNNNNNNNNNNNNNNNNNNNNNNNNNNNNNNNNNNNNNNNNNNNNNNNNNNNNNNNNNNNNNNNNNNNNNNNNNNNNNNNNNNNNNNNNNNNNNNNNNNNNNNNNNNNNNNNNNNNNNNNNNNNNNNNNNNNNNNNNNNNNNNNNNNNNNNNNNNNNNNNNNNNNNNNNNNNNNNNNNNNNNNNNNNNNNNNNNNNNNNNNNNNNNNNNNNNNNNNNNNNNNNNNNNNNNNNNNNNNNNNNNNNNNNNNNNNNNNNNNNNNNNNNNNNNNNNNNNNNNNNNNNNNNNNNNNNNNNNNNNNNNNNNNNNNNNNNNNNNNNNNNNNNNNNNNNNNNNNNNNNNNNNNNNNNNNNNNNNNNNNNNNNNNNNNNNNNNNNNNNNNNNNNNNNNNNNNNNNNNNNNNNNNNNNNNNNNNNNNNNNNNNNNNNNNNNNNNNNNNNNNNNNNNNNNNNNNNNNNNNNNNNNNNNNNNNNNNNNNNNNNNNNNNNNNNNNNNNNNNNNNNNNNNNNNNNNNNNNNNNNNNNNNNNNNNNNNNNNNNNNNNNNNNNNNNNNNNNNNNNNNNNNNNNNNNNNNNNNNNNNNNNNNNNNNNNNNNNNNNNNNNNNNNNNNNNNNNNNNNNNNNNNNNNNNNNNNNNNNNNNNNNNNNNNNNNNNNNNNNNNNNNNNNNNNNNNNNNNNNNNNNNNNNNNNNNNNNNNNNNNNNNNNNNNNNNNNNNNNNNNNNNNNNNNNNNNNNNNNNNNNNNNNNNNNNNNNNNNNNNNNNNNNNNNNNNNNNNNNNNNNNNNNNNNNNNNNNNNNNNNNNNNNNNNNNNNNNNNNNNNNNNNNNNNNNNNNNNNNNNNNNNNNNNNNNNNNNNNNNNNNNNNNNNNNNNNNNNNNNNNNNNNNNNNNNNNNNNNNNNNNNNNNNNNNNNNNNNNNNNNNNNNNNNNNNNNNNNNNNNNNNNNNNNNNNNNNNNNNNNNNNNNNNNNNNNNNNNNNNNNNNNNNNNNNNNNNNNNNNNNNNNNNNNNNNNNNNNNNNNNNNNNNNNNNNNNNNNNNNNNNNNNNNNNNNNNNNNNNNNNNNNNNNNNNNNNNNNNNNNNNNNNNNNNNNNNNNNNNNNNNNNNNNNNNNNNNNNNNNNNNNNNNNNNNNNNNNNNNNNNNNNNNNNNNNNNNNNNNNNNNNNNNNNNNNNNNNNNNNNNNNNNNNNNNNNNNNNNNNNNNNNNNNNNNNNNNNNNNNNNNNNNNNNNNNNNNNNNNNNNNNNNNNNNNNNNNNNNNNNNNNNNNNNNNNNNNNNNNNNNNNNNNNNNNNNNNNNNNNNNNNNNNNNNNNNNNNNNNNNNNNNNNNNNNNNNNNNNNNNNNNNNNNNNNNNNNNNNNNNNNNNNNNNNNNNNNNNNNNNNNNNNNNNNNNNNNNNNNNNNNNNNNNNNNNNNNNNNNNNNNNNNNNNNNNNNNNNNNNNNNNNNNNNNNNNNNNNNNNNNNNNNNNNNNNNNNNNNNNNNNNNNNNNNNNNNNNNNNNNNNNNNNNNNNNNNNNNNNNNNNNNNNNNNNNNNNNNNNNNNNNNNNNNNNNNNNNNNNNNNNNNNNNNNNNNNNNNNNNNNNNNNNNNNNNNNNNNNNNNNNNNNNNNNNNNNNNNNNNNNNNNNNNNNNNNNNNNNNNNNNNNNNNNNNNNNNNNNNNNNNNNNNNNNNNNNNNNNNNNNNNNNNNNNNNNNNNNNNNNNNNNNNNNNNNNNNNNNNNNNNNNNNNNNNNNNNNNNNNNNNNNNNNNNNNNNNNNNNNNNNNNNNNNNNNNNNNNNNNNNNNNNNNNNNNNNNNNNNNNNNNNNNNNNNNNNNNNNNNNNNNNNNNNNNNNNNNNNNNNNNNNNNNNNNNNNNNNNNNNNNNNNNNNNNNNNNNNNNNNNNNNNNNNNNNNNNNNNNNNNNNNNNNNNNNNNNNNNNNNNNNNNNNNNNNNNNNNNNNNNNNNNNNNNNNNNNNNNNNNNNNNNNNNNNNNNNNNNNNNNNNNNNNNNNNNNNNNNNNNNNNNNNNNNNNNNNNNNNNNNNNNNNNNNNNNNNNNNNNNNNNNNNNNNNNNNNNNNNNNNNNNNNNNNNNNNNNNNNNNNNNNNNNNNNNNNNNNNNNNNNNNNNNNNNNNNNNNNNNNNNNNNNNNNNNNNNNNNNNNNNNNNNNNNNNNNNNNNNNNNNNNNNNNNNNNNNNNNNNNNNNNNNNNNNNNNNNNNNNNNNNNNNNNNNNNNNNNNNNNNNNNNNNNNNNNNNNNNNNNNNNNNNNNNNNNNNNNNNNNNNNNNNNNNNNNNNNNNNNNNNNNNNNNNNNNNNNNNNNNNNNNNNNNNNNNNNNNNNNNNNNNNNNNNNNNNNNNNNNNNNNNNNNNNNNNNNNNNNNNNNNNNNNNNNNNNNNNNNNNNNNNNNNNNNNNNNNNNNNNNNNNNNNNNNNNNNNNNNNNNNNNNNNNNNNNNNNNNNNNNNNNNNNNNNNNNNNNNNNNNNNNNNNNNNNNNNNNNNNNNNNNNNNNNNNNNNNNNNNNNNNNNNNNNNNNNNNNNNNNNNNNNNNNNNNNNNNNNNNNNNNNNNNNNNNNNNNNNNNNNNNNNNNNNNNNNNNNNNNNNNNNNNNNNNNNNNNNNNNNNNNNNNNNNNNNNNNNNNNNNNNNNNNNNNNNNNNNNNNNNNNNNNNNNNNNNNNNNNNNNNNNNNNNNNNNNNNNNNNNNNNNNNNNNNNNNNNNNNNNNNNNNNNNNNNNNNNNNNNNNNNNNNNNNNNNNNNNNNNNNNNNNNNNNNNNNNNNNNNNNNNNNNNNNNNNNNNNNNNNNNNNNNNNNNNNNNNNNNNNNNNNNNNNNNNNNNNNNNNNNNNNNNNNNNNNNNNNNNNNNNNNNNNNNNNNNNNNNNNNNNNNNNNNNNNNNNNNNNNNNNNNNNNNNNNNNNNNNNNNNNNNNNNNNNNNNNNNNNNNNNNNNNNNNNNNNNNNNNNNNNNNNNNNNNNNNNNNNNNNNNNNNNNNNNNNNNNNNNNNNNNNNNNNNNNNNNNNNNNNNNNNNNNNNNNNNNNNNNNNNNNNNNNNNNNNNNNNNNNNNNNNNNNNNNNNNNNNNNNNNNNNNNNNNNNNNNNNNNNNNNNNNNNNNNNNNNNNNNNNNNNNNNNNNNNNNNNNNNNNNNNNNNNNNNNNNNNNNNNNNNNNNNNNNNNNNNNNNNNNNNNNNNNNNNNNNNNNNNNNNNNNNNNNNNNNNNNNNNNNNNNNNNNNNNNNNNNNNNNNNNNNNNNNNNNNNNNNNNNNNNNNNNNNNNNNNNNNNNNNNNNNNNNNNNNNNNNNNNNNNNNNNNNNNNNNNNNNNNNNNNNNNNNNNN
Encoded proteins:
- the LOC113783788 gene encoding 3-ketoacyl-CoA synthase 19-like — protein: MELLTALYLLCFLYLTYYLYKIALQRTNQCCYMLGYECYKATEDRKLDTESCASIILRNTSLGLEEYRFLLQTIVNSGIGENTYAPDNVIQGKEERPELIDSLTEMDQIFFNTLDSLFAKSGISPQEIDILVVNVSLLSCVPSLAARVINRYKMRCDVKAFNLSGMGCSASLVAIDLVQQLFKSYKNAFAIVVSTEALGANWYCGREKSMMLSNCLFRSGGCSMLFTNNKALKHRAILKLKYMVRTHYGSNDEAYDCCIQVEDGLGYRGFRLTKKLVKAAAQSFIINLRVLGPKMLPLWEIIRYIVVSFQQRRKSKSASLDQGLMAAIPNLKTGAEHFCIHPGGKAVIDGVGKSLGLTDYDLEPARMTLHRFGNTSAGGLWYVLGYMEAKKRLKKGDRIIMISFGAGFKCNNCVWEVMKDMKDGNVWEDCIDEYPPDSLGNPFMEKYGWINDAALSFVRMEDYRSIS